In the genome of Labrus mixtus chromosome 21, fLabMix1.1, whole genome shotgun sequence, one region contains:
- the rundc3ab gene encoding RUN domain-containing protein 3A, which translates to MEPGCVQAAMAMGDVSKKASTRNVAVERKNLITVCRFSVKTLLEKYTAEPIDDSSEEFINFASILEHILSHRFKGSGSWFDGQRSFWDYIRVACAKVPNSCISSIESMENISSSRAKGRAWMRVALMEKRLSEYIATALRDSRTTRRFYAEGAIVLREEATVLTGMLIGLGAIDFSFCLKGEAFDGKSSAVIDFTPYLKFTQSYDYLSDDDDRRSVDSSTSDDSVPEHPYVPLVTDEESWSTKCRKMEQRFKIVNAQKGYLEELVRLRESQLKNTETENKKLKARLEELQSHSQLEKKDLEAIVLELQEQLTSLIPCDSTHLAKNLPIPLVNQWPTLQAYNSQDDIKLFRRRSFPSTELLSVEISLDSDSQRMEGKQNGGAWCTEKDYTPSMMGLCGSLASLRSCKSLASLKSSECLVNISTENSPALSPS; encoded by the exons ATGGAGCCTGGCTGTGTGCAGGCAGCGATGGCCATGGGAGATGTCTCGAAAAAAGCATCGACTCGGAACGTCGCGGTGGAGAGAAAAAACCTCATCACCGTGTGCAG GTTTTCCGTGAAGACGCTGTTGGAGAAATACACAGCCGAGCCCATCGATGATTCATCTGAGGAGTTCATCAATTTCGCATCCATCCTTGAACACATCCTCAGTCATCGCTTTAAag GCTCAGGCAGCTGGTTCGATGGTCAGAGGAGTTTCTGGGACTACATCCGTGTGGCATGTGCTAAAGTCCCAAACAGCTGCATCAGCAGCATCGAGAGCATGGAGAACATCAGCAGCTCACGAGCCAAG GGACGAGCCTGGATGAGAGTAGCTCTGATGGAGAAGAGGCTGTCTGAATACATCGCTACTGCTCTGAGGGACAGCAGAACGACCAG GAGGTTCTATGCAGAAGGAGCCATTGTTTTAAGAGAGGAAGCCACGGTACTAACAGGGATGCTCATAGGTCTTGGAGCCATAGACTTTAG TTTCTGTCTGAAAGGAGAGGCCTTTGATGGGAAATCATCTGCTGTGATTGACTTCACACCATACTTGAAATTCACACAAAG TTATGATTATctgagtgatgatgatgatagacGGAGTGTTGACAGCAGCACAAGTGATGACAGTGTACCAGAGCATCCTTACGTCCCCCTGGTCACTGATGAGGAGAGCTGGAGCACAAAGTGTCGCAAGATGGAGCAAAGGTTCAAGATCGTCAACGCCCAAAAG GGTTACCTGGAGGAGCTTGTGCGGCTGCGTGAGTCCCAGCTCaagaacacagaaacagagaacaagAAGCTAAAGGCCCGACTGGAGGAGCTACAGAGCCACAGCCAGCTGGAGAAAAAAGACCTGGAGGCCATAGTGCTTGAGCTTCAGGAGCAACT AACCAGCTTGATTCCTTGTGACTCCACCCATCTGGCCAAAAACCTTCCAATCCCTTTGGTCAACCAGTGGCCAACGCTGCAAGCTTACAACAGCCAAGACGACATCAAGCTGTTCCGCAG GAGGAGTTTCCCCAGCACAGAGCTGCTGTCGGTGGAGATCAGCCTTGATTCAGACTCCCAGAGGATGGAAGGGAAACAGAATGGAGGAGCCTGGTGTACAG AAAAGGACTACACTCCCTCCATGATGGGCCTCTGTGGGTCTTTGGCCTCCCTCCGTAGCTGCAAGTCTCTCGCCAGCCTCAAGTCCAGCGAGTGCCTGGTTAACATCAGCACAGAGAACAGTCCTGCCCTGTCGCCCAGCTAG